GCCGCGCGGCTCGCTCACCGTTCCCTCAGCGCCACTGGCGCGGCCGGCTTCTCCACCTGCGCGGCCGGCTTCTCCACCTGCGCCGCCGGCTTCTCCGCCGGCGCGGCCGGCTTCTCCGCGAGTGTGCCCGTGCGACTCCTCGCGCTGCCGCGTCTCCACCGCGCCACCTCGCGGACCGACGCGCTCGCCTGGCCTTTCGTCGAACGTCGGCTTCTCGATGTTGCCGTGCCGCTCGTCGAACGACGGCTTCATCAATTCACCGCGGCCTTCGTGGTCGTGCGCAGTCGCATCGGGCGATCCGTGGACGTCCGGCCGGAACAGGCGAACGCGTCCGTGCGACGCCTCGTCGGGCGCTCCACGCCCGTGCGCGCCGGCCGGCGGCGAGTTGCGGTCCTCGATGCGCACCGGCGTGATCCGGTGGCCCGTCGCATGCTCGATCGTGCGCGGGTCGATGCCTCGCGAGAAGTGGTGGCCCGTCTGGTCCGGCGCGAGCTCGCGCGAGCGCCCGTACACATCGCCCACGTGCGTGCGATCGACGAGCACGCGATCGACGCGCGTGCTCGTGAAGTCGCGCTTATGCGCGAAGTTCCAGTAGTTGCGGTCCTGCTCTTCGGCGCGACGCTGGTCGAACGCGGCAGTTTCCGCATGGCTGTCGTGCCGGCGGTCCCCGCCGTGATCGTGGTGATCGCCGCCGTGATCGTGATGATCGCCGTCGTGATCATGATGATCGCCGTCGTGCCAGCGATCGTGGTGCCAGGAGCCGCCGTCCCAGTACACCCACGGGCCGAGCGGAGCCCAGCCGATGAAATCGTCACACTCGCGCCAGTCTACCCAGGCCGGAGCCCACACGTTGCCGGGAATCCAGATCCATCCGTAAGCAGGATCGAGGTACCAGCGCCCGTAGTGATACGTCGCCCAGCCGAACGGCTCGTCGGAAACCCACAGCCACTGGCCGTCGTCCGTCCAGGCCCAGTGGCCGAGCGTGTACGGCCTCCATCCGGCCGGCCGGTAGGCCG
Above is a genomic segment from Candidatus Binatia bacterium containing:
- a CDS encoding DUF6600 domain-containing protein; this translates as MKSVRPFGRSFFRPCVRPCASAAIFLAALTLCAVSSLALPQRAAAYYEVDESVFRDALSSQGTWVQTADFGWAWYPAYRPAGWRPYTLGHWAWTDDGQWLWVSDEPFGWATYHYGRWYLDPAYGWIWIPGNVWAPAWVDWRECDDFIGWAPLGPWVYWDGGSWHHDRWHDGDHHDHDGDHHDHGGDHHDHGGDRRHDSHAETAAFDQRRAEEQDRNYWNFAHKRDFTSTRVDRVLVDRTHVGDVYGRSRELAPDQTGHHFSRGIDPRTIEHATGHRITPVRIEDRNSPPAGAHGRGAPDEASHGRVRLFRPDVHGSPDATAHDHEGRGELMKPSFDERHGNIEKPTFDERPGERVGPRGGAVETRQREESHGHTRGEAGRAGGEAGGAGGEAGRAGGEAGRASGAEGTVSEPRGGVGNPHHAGGPDSVGGHGHVSPPVRAVTPPAHSSAPGSAIEGGASHGVAAHDSGGVHRPVPVMHGSGVKSGGYVSSGALAPPIGGGGGGPMGSVGSGLNSTFGRVGGAMGGGHR